The sequence below is a genomic window from Synechococcus sp. PCC 7335.
GCTACCCTTCAGGTTTTCGCTCCGCCACTGGTCGATTGCATTGAGCCTACTTGAAAATCAGGATGATATTCGTAGAGAGATCCAGGAAGAAGCTCAAAAGCAAGGATTTGAAACTGTGTTGTACGAGCAGGAAGCCAAAATCAACACTGCAAAGATAAAGGAGTATTGGATGGGCCATAGTTTAGGATGCAAATACATTGCCCTGATGGAGCTGCTGACTGACTTTGAGATCTTTGATAAGCAGAACGCCTTGATTCAATGCTTAGGACCTCAGCAGGCTGAACGGATCAGCACTCAGATCGATAAGTCGTCTCTAGCATCTATATCGCTATATAACCAACCTTCTATTCTATTAGACCCAGTAATTTCTGATTTGGACAGTGCCGTTCCAATTAAGCCTTTGCAGCGATTGCTTAGTCGTCTGATTCAAGTTTTGCCCTCCAGACAAGAGACTTTCTGCCTGGTCAGAAACTCGAATTTATTCGCACTGACGTCTATCATTGCATTCAACAGCCGAGTTGCTGAAGATTCAATCGTCAAGTTAAAACAGATTTTGAAGAAGACTTTACTTGATTTTCGTAGCGTCCCAGTTGAAAAATCGCGACTCGGCAATCACCTAGCGCCTCTAGGAGTAAGCTCTGGTAATCAGGCTATTGTAGAAGCTGTCTATGATGAGCTAGAAAAGAGTCGTAAGAGATAGATAGCCTAAATATTGAGCTATGGCAATCCGCTGGTGCACTATCCGCTAATGCATTAGACGCATTAGTGGAGTGATTACACATAGCGCTACACGAGACAAAGAATATAGCCCAGATATGGCTCAAGCTAATGCGTAGGTGGCTATAGATGGCGAACGCCATAGTTAAGCGCGCAGCGAAGTCACTATGTCCCTTTCAACTCCCTGTAGGATTCAACAGCTTACTTCTAGTGACCTATCAACGATGGACGCGCTGCTAGCCCTTTTCGGCAAGGTCTTTGCAGAAGCAGCCTATGTCGATAAACACCCAAGCGCTGACTACATGCGTCGGTTACTTGAAAGTGACTACTTCATAGCGTTGGTTGCATTCAAGAACAAGAAGGTAGTAGGTGGTATTGCAGCTTACGAATTGAGAAAGTATGAACAAGAGCGCAGCGAGATTTATCTATATGACTTGGCCGTCGCAGCAGCTCATCGACGCGAAGGCATCGCAACAGCCTTGATTGAAGAACTGAGAAAGATAGCAGTTATACGCGGCGCTAGTGTGATATTTGTCCAAGCCGATACTAGTGTTGAGGATGAGCCAGCGATTGCACTCTACACAAAACTCGGCACCAAAGAAGAAGTTCTACACTTTGACATTGCCGTCGAGAACGAACGTTCTACATAGTTACACCTCTAGTGCCTAGTTACCTCTATTGCCTAGCCGCCTATAGTTACCCGCTAGCCGCCTATAGTTACCCGCTGTTATTGGTTGTAGAAAGCAGGAGAGCCCCTGAAGATACGATCGCGTTGCCCTTGAGAAAGCCGAGAAGACCCGCTGGCTTGATAAGCTACTGGAATGTCTTGAATGTCTTCGTTGGTCGAACTCGATAGCGGCATAAACGAGTGATTCGCCCGGTCGTAGGTCAGAACAGAGCCGTCGACAATGTTGTAGATCCAACCGTGGAGCTGAACTTCACCTCTATGGAGATGCGATCGCACCGAAGGATATGTCTTCAAATTATCAATTTGTGTCAGCACATTTTCTGCGACCAAAGTTGAGAGCTTCTCAGCTTTTGGTAGATAACCGTAGTGCTCTTCTACTAGCTCACGGGTTGCTTCCGTATGCTTTAGCCAGTTGTAGACTAGCGGCATTGTCGTTTCTAGCTCGCCTACTTGCAGTAAGCCTTTCATTGCTCCACAAGTTGTGTGTCCACAGACCACAATGTGCTGAATGTCTAGAGACTTGATGGCATATTCAATCGTTGCTCCTTCGCCGCCATTAGTAGAACCGTAAGGGGGAATAATATTACCCGCATTGCGAATCACAAATAAATCACCTAAATCTGACTGAGTAATCAACTCTGGCTGAACACGAGAATCAGAGCAGGTGATAAATAGAACGCGAGGATGCTGACCACGAGCTAGCTCTTGCAGCAGCTCTTTATGTTCTGGAACGTAATTGCTCTGAAACTCGCGTAGTCCTTTGATTAAATCCTTCATTGCACTTTTCTCTATCTCTGGTGTCTATACTCTCACGACGTTAGAGTTTTGAAAGATTGTAGAGGCAAAAACCCAATACCTAGTTCGAAGAAAGCTAGGATGATCAGGCTATGGGCGTAGAACAGGCGTATTGAAATCGATGACCGCTTGGGCGGCGCGGGCTGCTTCGGCGGCGATCGCCTGGTTGGTCTCATCTAGAAGTTGCCAAATTGCCTGCAGCAGCTCATCCGTTCCTTGACGACTTACCGCCGAAATTCGAAACACCTTCTCACCGGTAAGTAAAGAAAGCCTAGACGCAATCTCGTCTATCTCTTCGTCTAGAAGCGCGTCTACTTTATTGATCGCCAAAATCTGAGGCCGACCAACAAGCCCTCTTCCGTATGCATTTAGCTCCTGCTGAATCGTCTGATAGTCGCTCACCGGATCTAGAGCCGTCCCATCGACTAAGTGCAGCAATAGCTTCGTTCGTTCAATATGACGTAGAAAGTCGTGACCTAGGCCTTGCCCCTCATGGGCACCTTCTATTAGTCCGGGAATATCAGCAAAAACAGTCCCATCGCCAGTGGGTTTACGAACAACACCTAGGTTTGGAACGAGCGTAGTAAATGGATAGTCAGCGACCTTGGGCTTCGCCGCTGAAAGGGTTGATATCAGTGTCGATTTACCTGCATTCGGCAATCCAATAATGCCGACTTCTGCCAATAGCTTCAGCTCTAGACGCACGCGCCGAATCATACCGCCGATGCCGCGCTGAGACATCTCAGGTGCACGATTTCGATTGCTCAAAAAATGCTTATTACCAAGGCCACCTTTCCCACCAGGGGCAATCACCAGCGACTGATTGGGCTCAGTCAAATCACCAATCAGCTCACCCGTATCTAAGTCGAATGCCAAAGTACCACAGGGCACTTCAACAATTAAATCCTCGCCATTCGCGCCAGTTCTGTTCTTGGGTCCCCCTTTTTCGCCATCTTTTGCTTTGAAACGGTGTGCATAGCGAAAGTCTAATAGGGTTTGTAGGTTGGTATTGGTCGCAAGTATGACTGAGCCGCCTTTACCACCCGTGCCTCCGGAAGGACCTCCAGCAGGCACATATTTCTCTCTTCTAAAGGCAGTTAAACCGTCACCACCGGTTCCACCCTCTACTTCGATTTCGGCCTGGTCAATAAATTGCATAGATAAAGAAGAGAAGCGATATATTCTAGAGCACTTACTGCGGAGCGCTGTAGTGGAGTGACTGTGGAGCGCTGTAGTGAGAGGCATCTAATTGTAGGGCATTCATTTTAACCTGATTTTCCTCATGCCCTTAGGGTCTGGATCATAAAGCAGCGATCGCATCCTTGATTCGATCTAAGAGTTCCGCGTCTTCACGGTGAGCGGCTGTCATCTGATTAAACGCTCTAGGTGTGAGATCATTCTCCTCGGCCATCTGACTGGCACTATTGCAAAAAGCCAATAGCACATCGCGTAGCTCAACTCTGCTATCTCTTGGGATATCGGGCATGTCAGCTAAACGAGTGCTGGTACAGCTAAGTGGGGTTTCTACGATGCTAAGTTCGCCCTCAGCGTTCGTTAAGATATTGCTGGCTAGCTCATAGGCCTCAAGCCGTTCGGTTTCAATACTGGCTGCCGCACGAGCGTAGTTGGCGACTTCGTCATCGCTGTAGGACTGGGCGTAGGCAGCAGGAATATCTCTGTCAGCTAGAAGAAAACCAATTTGGCTCAACGTTAGTGTGCCAAAGGCAAGTGCTAACCAGGTTCGGCGAAGGCGAAGCCACGTCAAAGTCATGGTGAGTTCAATTCCTTTTCATACTTTAGTTTGTCTATCAATTCTGCACTTGGCTTGACCCATTACCTAGAGCTACGCTCCTTACTAGATAGAACTAAGGGCTTCGCAATCTGGTAAATCCTTAACCAGATTGATACATAAAAGAAGCGTTCCAATCGGATTAAGAGAGGTCGAATATATTGATATTACAGCCAGTAATAGGGTTAAGACTATGCACCAAAGCAGGCTGCAATTTCAATCACTTTAGTCTGCAAGGTGATCTGCTCGGGTGCGCCGCGCTTTAAGCTAAATTCCAAACCCAGCAGCAGTGACAAGGCTTTTTCAAACTGGGAAGGTGCGCAGCCTCGAACCTGTTTTTGCAAAATGTAGACTCGCCGGGGGTTGTTGATTTCTGCTGCCCTTGCGATCGCCTTCACATCTATTTCCCCTTGTTGTGCCAGCAAACTCACCCACAGCCACCGCCGAAACTGACCTACAAGCGTTGCAACTACCTTTAGCGCAGGCTCATTATTGGCCAGCAGATCTGTGGCTAGTCCTAGCGCCTGATCGGTTTGCCCTGCGATCAAAGACTCTGCCAACTGAAAACTCGTCTGGGTGCTCACCGCTACTAGCCGAGTAATCACTTCTGGCGGCAGAGGATCCGTCTTCACCTGCCCCAGAGAACTCCAATACACGCTTAGCTTTTCTAGTTCGTTGTATAGTCTGCGGGTGTCGGCACCCACGGCTTCGGCTAAGAGCGCTGCGGATTCTGGCTTTAGGCGCAGATGCATTTCTTGGGCAACTCGCCGCACTTGGCTAATTAGCTGATCGGTTTGCCAGGGCGCGATTGGCAAAAACTCGCGCATGTCCGCATGTTTCCTTAACAACTTTGTCGATTTCAACCGACCGTCTGGCTTACTTGAACTGGTCAGCAGCAGCACTGTCGACTCTGGCACCAAAGGCAAGGTCCGCACCATTTCTGCTAGGGTCGACTCTGAACAGCGCTGGGCCACAGGAGTATCTACTAGCCAAACGAAGCGCTGACCCTCACCAAAAGGAGGTGTCATTGCCTGGTTTAGACCCTGAATCGCAGCGTCAGCAGCATCGGGCGAGATACGGTCATAATTAAAAGTGGCCCAGGCCGGAGCTAACGTGCGATCGCGTAGATTCTCCACCGCCTGCTTCAGCCGAAACTCATCCTCACCCCAGAAGAAGTAGATCGGCATAGTTCATCGGCTCCTTCTAGGAAATAGGTTCAATGTAAAGGTTCAATGTAGATAGGTTCAATCGACGATGTCGCTCGGAGCTTTAATTCTGCAAACAGACTGAAGTACTTCCTTACTACTTCCAAAAAGCTCTGTCAAGAGACATATACATTTATTAAAAACTTACGTTACAATTATTTACACAGACATAACACAAACACATTGGAGGCATCACCATGATGACCACAATTCTAGTCACGCTCTTCATTGCAGGTTGGGTAGCCGTTGCTTTAATTGGCACGCAAACCTACTTCTTGGGTGAGCAGACTAAGCCGATTCACGAGCGCAACTGGCGATCTGAATCTTTCGAGGCGATCGCCGTACCCATTACGGGCCAGCCCACTAACTACGCAACTAGAACGCCTGCTTATAGTGGGGATGCTTATAGCAGCCGTAGACTATCTAGTCGATAAAACGCGGCTGACATGAGTCAGTACGATTCGATTAGTTCGAAGCAAGCGCTTTAGCTAAAAGTGTGGTGAAGCTCTAACTTCCTCGCATTTATCAAGGGTAAAGCTAAGAGCAAAGCCGGACGAGAAATTCATAGACCTATCTCAATCTAGACACTGAAATAGCAACTTAAATAAGCGCGTATTACCGAATACAGGTATACGCGCTTATTTTTTTGGTGATTATCATTGAAAATGTCGGCATTACTTTGATTATTTGATAGACTTACTTCTATGCAGCCTGATATTTCTCAGCCTGTATCAGACTATACAAAATAAATCAGTTGACATAGATAGAGGCCATCAAGCTGTGATTCACGCAACACTCCATCAGCTCAAAGTATTTGAAGCGACGGCTCGTCACGGTAGCTTTACCCGCGCTGCCGAGGAGCTCTATCTTACGCAGCCTACCGTTTCAATTCAGGTAAAGCAGCTCACCAAAGCGGTTGGCCTGCCTCTATTTGAGCAAATCGGCAAGCGACTTTATCTGACGGAGGCAGGAGAGAAGCTACTGTCAACTTGCCAAGATATTTTCACTGGCTTAGATCAGTTTGAAATGTCTGTAGCCGATCTAAAAGGTATGAAGCAAGGTCAGCTTAAACTAGCGGTGATCACCACAGCAAAATACTTCGTGCCCAGAATCTTGGGGCCTTTCTGTAAGCGCTATCCCGGCATCGACATTTCGCTGAAAGTCACTAACCACCAGCGTCTACAAGAGAGTATGTTGGCCAACGAAGACGATATATACATCATCAGTCAAGCGCCAACGCAGCCCGATCTCACCATTCATCCTTTCTTAGAAAATCCGCTGATTGTACTAGCGCCTACTAGCCATCCGCTAGCTCGGAAGCAAAACATCCCGATTGAAGCACTCAATAATGAGGCTTTCATCATGAGAGAGCCAGGTTCAGGCACTCGTAAAGCGGTAGAAAAGATATTCGAAGAGCATAATGTGTCTGTAAATGTGAGCTTAGAGCTCGGCAGTAACGAGGCGATTAAGCAAGCGATCGCAGGTGGATTAGGTATTTCTGTCCTTTCGCAGCACACTATTATCTCAGAAGGAACAACAGGCGAGTTTGCCATTCTCGATGTACAAGGATTCCCAATCGAAAGAGATTGGTATGTTGCTCACCTAGCGGGTAAACAGCTCTCTATTGTCGCCGAAACTTTCCTAACATTCCTTAAAGAAGAGAGTCCAGAGATGGCAAGAAGACTGTTGCCAGGGCTCGGTAAAGTCTCTCTCAACGGCAGTGAGGAAAACGGCAGCGGCCAGGGAAATAGTAAAACTGGCTCTGATACCGATGGAGGCGCTCCGACTAGAGAACCCCTAACCGTTTGAGGCTTTGGGACCGGCGTGGCAGTTAGGGAGCGGCGGCTTTCATGTAGCGTTCGTTATATAGAGGCTTTAGCATACAGAGACTTAACGCTTTGCGAGCAGCCCTCCGCTCAATCGCCGCAGCGCTTTTTGCACCATGTCGGCATACTTCAGCTCACCTGCAAAAATTCTAGCCATTGCCCAGGTAGCAGACGGCTGTTGCATGATCGTGCGATAGCTTAGGTAAGGAGCGGCGTAGAATGCTTTTGCTAGCTTGGTCGCCAGCTTCATTTCGCGGCCAATTTCCTCGGCAATAATATCTGTATACTCAGCCAAAGCCGAAGGGTTACCGGCGATCGCATCGCTCACTGCTTCAGCCGCCTTTATTCCGGTGAATATAGAAGGGCGAATTCCTTCAGCCGTTAACGGATCGACCACACAAGCAGCCTCGCCCGCTAGCACAGCGTTTTGGGTATGTAGTCGCTGGTTGCCCTTCCAGATATACACCGGATGCCCAAACTTTGGCTCCGCCTCCCCATCTACTCCAAACGCTGACGCATACTCAGCCATCGGCGCTACCAAATCTTTACCCTTTCGCCTATCTGTTCGAAAGACGCCGCTACCGATTGAATAGCCATCTCGCTTAGGAAAATTCCACACATAGCCATTTTTTAGCAGACCAAATTCGAAATGCACGACATGGCTGTTTTCGACTTCACCTTTAGGCTCGATTTCGATAGCGCCAGCGATACTGGCTTTGCGATCGCCAAACCCTAGCCATTTTGCCATCGGGCCACGTCCCCCATCCGCAGCAATCAGATACTGACCCTCGAACGTCTCGCCCCTACTCGTCATCACCTTCCAGCGATCTACTTGGTCACCTCCATCAGTCCTATTAGCGTCATCCCTAGTAGTGTCTGTCTGACCACCTGAAACAAACTCAACCGCTACAACCTTCGTCTTATCTAGTAGTTTCGTTCCCCTCTTTTCAGCCTGCTGTACTAGATAATGATCAAACTCATTTCGCCGTACCATCCAAATCGGCGCTTTTAAGTCAACCTCGATGGCCTCGCCCAAGTGCCATGTGTACCGAGCCCGGGTCACCTTCTGCGAAATCACCGGCTCAAAATCAAAATCAAACCACTGCGCTACCTGCGGTGAAACCCCACCCCCACAGGGCTTATACCGGGGCAGTGCTGCTTTCTCTATCAGCAGCACCTGATGTCCTTTTCTACTCAAATGGTAAGCAGCACTCGCGCCTGCCGGTCCAGCACCTACAATAATGCAATCGTATAGTGGCATAAGTTTAAGGTTGCGAATCTAATTTACTGTCTATCTCGCCATGCCTTCGGATCTTGTTTGGCATAAAAGCAAGCTAGAACAACAACTGTACTGTCTTCAATAATGTAGAAGATACCGCAAGGAAACCCACGAATTAAAGCTCTGCGGATCTACCTATGTACTGACTATGTACTGGCGGATAAGCGGATGGGTTGCGAGCAACCTTTGAAAGGCAAGCGTCAACAGCGCGAACAAATTCAGAGCCAAGACCAGACTCTTTTTTCTCGTAATATTGGTATGCATCTTGCATATCAAACTCCGCTTCGGATCTGATGCGCAGCAAATAGGTCATTAAGGGGTTACTAGAAGAGCTATCGCTATAGTCAAGCGTACAACCTATAACCAACAAGACCTATAGCCAACGAGACCTTCACTACTCAATGTATTAAAAAGGCTCGTATCCTACGACTGAGCCACTTAGTACAAACGCAAAAGCCTCTGCTAATCCATTTATCGGCAGAGGCTTTATTTAGCTCTAGAACGCTACTAGCTCATGAGTGCATTCGCACGAGAGACCACGTTGTCAACGGTATAGCCGAACTTCTCCATAACGACACCACCCGGCGCCGAAGCACCGAAGGTATCAACAGAGATCATATCGCCTTCATCACCGAAGTACTTAGCCCAGCCAAAGCTGCTCATCGCTTCAACAACCAGACGCTTCTTCACGGACTTAGGTAGGACTGACTCTTTGTACTCTGCACTTTGCTCTTCGTAAAGCTTCCAGCAGGGCATAGACACCACGCGAACTTTCTTGCCGTCGCCGCGTAGCTTTTCAGCAGCATCTTCACAGAGCTGCACTTCGCTACCCGTACCAATCAAAATCAAATCAGGTGTACCGTCCGAATCTGACATGATATATGCGCCTTTGGCAACCGCATCAATAGAGGAACCCGGTAGGTTGCGCAAACCCTGACGGGAGAAGCACATTAGAGTGGGAGCTTGGCGCTTATTGACTGCGATTTTGTATGCACCAGAAGTCTCGTTGCCGTCGGCTGGGCGAATGACGTAGAGATTGGGAATCGCTCGCAAGGAAGCGACAGTCTCGACAGGCTGGTGAGTAGGGCCATCTTCACCTAGACCAATAGAATCGTGGGTCATCACATAGATAACGCCAGCCTCGGATAGCGCTGAGAGTCGGATAGCGCCACGCATGTAGTCAGTAAAGACCAGGAAGGTGGCACAGTAGGGAATCAATCCACCGCCGTGGAGGGCAATGCCATTACAGATTGCACCCATACCGTGTTCGCGGACGCCAAAGTGAATATTGCGATTCTCATAGGCGCCCTTTTGATAGTCGCCAGACACTTTTAGCTCAGTGAGGTTTGAGTGGGTTAAATCCGCCGAACCGCCAATTAGCTCAGGTAGGACAGGGGCAAGTGCATTTAAGGTCGCTTCCGAGTTTTTCCGTGTGGCAAGTGCCTTGTCTTCTGGAGTGTAAGTAGGCAGTGCATCTTCCCAGCCCTCAGGAAGCTTGCCGGATAGCATGCGCTCGAGCTCTTTGGCTTCTTCAGCGTACTTAGTGCGGTAGGTCGCTAGGGTTTCATTCCATTCGGCTTCAGCACTAGCACCTTTGTCAATTGCTTGGCGGTAGCGGCTAAGCGCATCTTCAGGAATCTCAAAGAAGTCGTATTTCCAGTCGAGGTTTTCACGAGTAGCAATGGTTTCTTCGTCGCCCAGCATTGCCCCATGAATGCCACCGGTCCCTGCTCGGTTGGGTGAGCCATAGCCGATGGTAGTGGTCACCTTGATCATCGTCGGCTTGTCAGTGACTTCTTTAGCCTTGGCGATCGCCTTCTCAATCGAATC
It includes:
- a CDS encoding AAC(3)-I family aminoglycoside N-acetyltransferase, producing MSLSTPCRIQQLTSSDLSTMDALLALFGKVFAEAAYVDKHPSADYMRRLLESDYFIALVAFKNKKVVGGIAAYELRKYEQERSEIYLYDLAVAAAHRREGIATALIEELRKIAVIRGASVIFVQADTSVEDEPAIALYTKLGTKEEVLHFDIAVENERST
- a CDS encoding DUF1350 family protein, whose protein sequence is MKDSIATKPFKFRFFPTRFTWAAIHPRPIGVVYFIGGAFFGSFPTLFYRFLLKSLFYRGYTVIALPFRFSLRHWSIALSLLENQDDIRREIQEEAQKQGFETVLYEQEAKINTAKIKEYWMGHSLGCKYIALMELLTDFEIFDKQNALIQCLGPQQAERISTQIDKSSLASISLYNQPSILLDPVISDLDSAVPIKPLQRLLSRLIQVLPSRQETFCLVRNSNLFALTSIIAFNSRVAEDSIVKLKQILKKTLLDFRSVPVEKSRLGNHLAPLGVSSGNQAIVEAVYDELEKSRKR
- a CDS encoding DUF4168 domain-containing protein: MTLTWLRLRRTWLALAFGTLTLSQIGFLLADRDIPAAYAQSYSDDEVANYARAAASIETERLEAYELASNILTNAEGELSIVETPLSCTSTRLADMPDIPRDSRVELRDVLLAFCNSASQMAEENDLTPRAFNQMTAAHREDAELLDRIKDAIAAL
- the tkt gene encoding transketolase: MAVATQSLETLCINSIRFLAIDAVNKSKSGHPGLPMGAAPMSFVLWDKFIRHNPKNPQWFNRDRFVLSAGHGCMLQYAMLYLTGYDSVSMDDIKQFRQWGSTTPGHPENFETAGVEVTTGPLGQGICNAVGLAMAEAHLAAKFNKPDCAVVDHYTYTIMGDGCNMEGVSGEACSLAGHLGLGKLIALYDDNHISIDGSTDIAFTEDVSKRFEAYGWHVLHVEDGNTDLDSIEKAIAKAKEVTDKPTMIKVTTTIGYGSPNRAGTGGIHGAMLGDEETIATRENLDWKYDFFEIPEDALSRYRQAIDKGASAEAEWNETLATYRTKYAEEAKELERMLSGKLPEGWEDALPTYTPEDKALATRKNSEATLNALAPVLPELIGGSADLTHSNLTELKVSGDYQKGAYENRNIHFGVREHGMGAICNGIALHGGGLIPYCATFLVFTDYMRGAIRLSALSEAGVIYVMTHDSIGLGEDGPTHQPVETVASLRAIPNLYVIRPADGNETSGAYKIAVNKRQAPTLMCFSRQGLRNLPGSSIDAVAKGAYIMSDSDGTPDLILIGTGSEVQLCEDAAEKLRGDGKKVRVVSMPCWKLYEEQSAEYKESVLPKSVKKRLVVEAMSSFGWAKYFGDEGDMISVDTFGASAPGGVVMEKFGYTVDNVVSRANALMS
- a CDS encoding photosystem II protein, Psb35-related; protein product: MMTTILVTLFIAGWVAVALIGTQTYFLGEQTKPIHERNWRSESFEAIAVPITGQPTNYATRTPAYSGDAYSSRRLSSR
- a CDS encoding carbonic anhydrase, which codes for MKDLIKGLREFQSNYVPEHKELLQELARGQHPRVLFITCSDSRVQPELITQSDLGDLFVIRNAGNIIPPYGSTNGGEGATIEYAIKSLDIQHIVVCGHTTCGAMKGLLQVGELETTMPLVYNWLKHTEATRELVEEHYGYLPKAEKLSTLVAENVLTQIDNLKTYPSVRSHLHRGEVQLHGWIYNIVDGSVLTYDRANHSFMPLSSSTNEDIQDIPVAYQASGSSRLSQGQRDRIFRGSPAFYNQ
- the holA gene encoding DNA polymerase III subunit delta, which translates into the protein MPIYFFWGEDEFRLKQAVENLRDRTLAPAWATFNYDRISPDAADAAIQGLNQAMTPPFGEGQRFVWLVDTPVAQRCSESTLAEMVRTLPLVPESTVLLLTSSSKPDGRLKSTKLLRKHADMREFLPIAPWQTDQLISQVRRVAQEMHLRLKPESAALLAEAVGADTRRLYNELEKLSVYWSSLGQVKTDPLPPEVITRLVAVSTQTSFQLAESLIAGQTDQALGLATDLLANNEPALKVVATLVGQFRRWLWVSLLAQQGEIDVKAIARAAEINNPRRVYILQKQVRGCAPSQFEKALSLLLGLEFSLKRGAPEQITLQTKVIEIAACFGA
- a CDS encoding geranylgeranyl reductase family protein, producing MPLYDCIIVGAGPAGASAAYHLSRKGHQVLLIEKAALPRYKPCGGGVSPQVAQWFDFDFEPVISQKVTRARYTWHLGEAIEVDLKAPIWMVRRNEFDHYLVQQAEKRGTKLLDKTKVVAVEFVSGGQTDTTRDDANRTDGGDQVDRWKVMTSRGETFEGQYLIAADGGRGPMAKWLGFGDRKASIAGAIEIEPKGEVENSHVVHFEFGLLKNGYVWNFPKRDGYSIGSGVFRTDRRKGKDLVAPMAEYASAFGVDGEAEPKFGHPVYIWKGNQRLHTQNAVLAGEAACVVDPLTAEGIRPSIFTGIKAAEAVSDAIAGNPSALAEYTDIIAEEIGREMKLATKLAKAFYAAPYLSYRTIMQQPSATWAMARIFAGELKYADMVQKALRRLSGGLLAKR
- a CDS encoding LysR family transcriptional regulator; the encoded protein is MHATLHQLKVFEATARHGSFTRAAEELYLTQPTVSIQVKQLTKAVGLPLFEQIGKRLYLTEAGEKLLSTCQDIFTGLDQFEMSVADLKGMKQGQLKLAVITTAKYFVPRILGPFCKRYPGIDISLKVTNHQRLQESMLANEDDIYIISQAPTQPDLTIHPFLENPLIVLAPTSHPLARKQNIPIEALNNEAFIMREPGSGTRKAVEKIFEEHNVSVNVSLELGSNEAIKQAIAGGLGISVLSQHTIISEGTTGEFAILDVQGFPIERDWYVAHLAGKQLSIVAETFLTFLKEESPEMARRLLPGLGKVSLNGSEENGSGQGNSKTGSDTDGGAPTREPLTV
- the obgE gene encoding GTPase ObgE; this translates as MQFIDQAEIEVEGGTGGDGLTAFRREKYVPAGGPSGGTGGKGGSVILATNTNLQTLLDFRYAHRFKAKDGEKGGPKNRTGANGEDLIVEVPCGTLAFDLDTGELIGDLTEPNQSLVIAPGGKGGLGNKHFLSNRNRAPEMSQRGIGGMIRRVRLELKLLAEVGIIGLPNAGKSTLISTLSAAKPKVADYPFTTLVPNLGVVRKPTGDGTVFADIPGLIEGAHEGQGLGHDFLRHIERTKLLLHLVDGTALDPVSDYQTIQQELNAYGRGLVGRPQILAINKVDALLDEEIDEIASRLSLLTGEKVFRISAVSRQGTDELLQAIWQLLDETNQAIAAEAARAAQAVIDFNTPVLRP